From a region of the Methanobrevibacter thaueri genome:
- the mcm gene encoding minichromosome maintenance protein MCM: MNSTTKTQTSTAKFEEFFATSYKDDVFKILEKYPDERSLNVNYQSLEMFDPELADLLIEKPEEVIAAAQTAIKNIDPLVKDADINIRFENLTNIVALKDLLSKYIGTFVAADGIVRKTDEIRPRIETGVFECRGCMRLHEVEQTSGNHIVEPSLCSECGGRSFRLLQEESKYIDTQTARMQEPLENLSGGTEPKQMLMVLEDDLVDELNPGDKVRITGTLKTFREERSGKFKNYIYVNHIEPLEQEFEELHLSEEDEERILELSQDPHIYDKIIKSTAPSIKGYREVKEAIALQLFGGAAKQLEDETKLRGDIHILIVGDPGIGKSQILKYVSRLAPRSIYTSGKGTSGAGLTAAAVRDELGGWSLEAGALVLGDQGNVCVDELDKMRSEDRSALHEALEQQTVSIAKAGIMATLNSRCSVLAAANPKFGRFDRYKILAEQIDLPAPIISRFDLIFVIEDKPSREKDSELAAHILEMHKENTVDYEIEPELLRKYIAYARKNVNPRLTDEANEILREFYVSTRNSNPEEQGAVPITARQLEATIRLAEASAKIKLKDKVEREDADKAVKLTMFCLKDVGVDPETGEIDADIVSGGTPKSDRDKIQRVTEEIKKLEEEYAGSAPMNVLISKMSDDYGVSPEKTEEIVRKLVQKGAIYEPQTGHYKSLL, encoded by the coding sequence ATGAACTCTACTACAAAAACACAAACATCAACCGCAAAATTCGAGGAATTTTTTGCGACATCATACAAGGATGACGTATTCAAAATACTCGAGAAATATCCTGATGAGCGATCACTTAACGTAAACTATCAATCACTGGAAATGTTTGACCCTGAGTTGGCGGATTTGCTTATCGAAAAGCCTGAAGAGGTCATTGCAGCAGCACAAACTGCAATCAAAAACATTGACCCTCTGGTGAAGGATGCTGACATCAACATCCGTTTTGAGAATCTTACAAACATTGTCGCCCTAAAGGACCTTTTAAGTAAATATATAGGAACATTTGTTGCAGCTGACGGTATCGTGAGGAAAACCGATGAAATCAGACCACGTATTGAAACCGGTGTTTTTGAATGTAGAGGATGTATGAGATTGCATGAGGTGGAGCAGACCTCCGGAAACCACATCGTGGAACCTTCATTATGTAGCGAATGTGGAGGAAGGTCATTCAGACTGCTTCAGGAGGAATCCAAATACATCGACACCCAAACCGCAAGGATGCAGGAGCCTTTGGAAAACCTGTCCGGAGGAACCGAACCTAAGCAGATGCTGATGGTTCTGGAAGACGATTTGGTGGATGAGTTGAATCCGGGAGACAAGGTAAGGATAACCGGAACATTGAAAACATTCCGTGAGGAGAGAAGCGGAAAATTCAAGAATTACATTTACGTGAACCATATTGAGCCTTTGGAACAGGAATTTGAGGAATTGCATCTTTCAGAAGAGGATGAAGAAAGAATCCTTGAACTATCACAAGACCCTCACATTTATGATAAGATTATAAAGTCAACCGCCCCATCAATCAAGGGATACAGGGAGGTTAAGGAAGCCATTGCACTCCAGCTATTCGGAGGGGCTGCAAAGCAACTCGAGGATGAAACCAAACTAAGAGGAGACATCCACATCCTGATCGTTGGGGACCCTGGTATCGGTAAGTCCCAGATATTGAAATACGTTTCAAGACTGGCCCCAAGAAGTATCTATACAAGTGGTAAGGGTACAAGTGGAGCGGGTCTGACCGCAGCCGCCGTCAGAGACGAGCTTGGTGGATGGTCCTTGGAGGCAGGTGCACTGGTGCTTGGGGACCAGGGTAACGTATGTGTCGACGAGCTGGACAAGATGAGGTCAGAGGACCGTTCAGCGCTTCACGAGGCATTGGAACAACAGACCGTAAGTATTGCAAAGGCAGGAATCATGGCGACATTGAACTCAAGATGTTCCGTTCTTGCGGCCGCAAACCCTAAATTCGGCAGGTTCGACAGGTACAAGATACTCGCAGAGCAGATTGACTTGCCTGCACCGATTATTTCCCGTTTCGATTTGATTTTTGTTATTGAAGACAAGCCAAGCAGGGAAAAGGATTCAGAATTGGCAGCACACATTCTGGAAATGCACAAGGAAAACACTGTCGATTACGAAATTGAACCTGAACTGCTTAGGAAATATATTGCATATGCCCGTAAAAATGTCAATCCTCGCTTAACAGATGAAGCGAATGAGATTTTAAGGGAATTTTATGTAAGCACAAGAAACAGCAATCCTGAAGAGCAGGGAGCCGTTCCAATCACAGCAAGACAACTGGAGGCAACCATCCGTTTAGCTGAAGCAAGTGCCAAAATCAAGCTTAAGGATAAGGTGGAAAGAGAGGATGCCGACAAGGCAGTGAAACTTACTATGTTCTGTCTCAAGGATGTCGGTGTTGATCCTGAAACCGGTGAAATCGATGCAGACATCGTAAGCGGAGGAACCCCAAAATCCGACAGGGACAAAATCCAAAGAGTGACAGAAGAAATCAAAAAGCTCGAAGAGGAATATGCGGGAAGCGCTCCAATGAATGTGCTTATCTCAAAGATGAGTGACGATTATGGAGTAAGTCCGGAAAAAACTGAAGAGATCGTTAGAAAACTGGTTCAGAAAGGAGCTATATACGAACCGCAAACCGGACACTACAAAAGCCTACTCTAG
- a CDS encoding metallophosphoesterase gives MEKMLIGLISDTHIPDRARILPTKVIEAFEDVELIIHAGDLTSPKVIEELEEIAPVMAVQGNMDRARGIDLPKAKIIEAEGLRIGAIHGEVYPRADSDQLLYLAKELDVDILVSGHSHQPKIEQKEGILLLNPGSPIVPRLADRTVMLLDINNRQVDVEIVKIGSPVCSALDFDQYKRD, from the coding sequence TTGGAAAAAATGTTAATAGGTTTAATTTCAGACACCCACATACCCGACAGGGCAAGGATATTGCCCACCAAAGTGATTGAAGCATTTGAAGATGTTGAATTGATAATCCATGCAGGGGATTTGACTTCCCCAAAGGTCATTGAAGAGCTGGAAGAAATAGCTCCTGTCATGGCGGTTCAGGGCAATATGGATAGGGCGCGTGGAATTGACCTGCCGAAAGCCAAGATTATTGAAGCTGAAGGTTTAAGAATTGGGGCGATACATGGAGAAGTCTATCCAAGAGCGGACAGCGACCAGTTGCTGTACCTCGCCAAGGAATTGGATGTGGACATCCTGGTATCAGGCCACTCACACCAACCGAAAATAGAGCAGAAGGAGGGAATACTCCTCCTGAATCCGGGAAGCCCAATCGTTCCTAGACTTGCGGACAGGACCGTGATGCTGCTTGACATCAACAACAGACAAGTGGATGTCGAGATTGTGAAAATAGGCTCACCGGTATGCAGCGCACTTGATTTTGACCAATACAAGAGGGATTGA
- a CDS encoding SDR family NAD(P)-dependent oxidoreductase, whose translation MKNYFDIKDKVAVITGASSGLGWQIAQAYASQGAKLALFARREERLLENVAEIEKEYGTEVMYAVCDVGDYDSITAAVAKTMDAYGRIDILVNAAGMGNNKMVTDQSNEEWERHIHIDLSGVYYMCKAVGEIMIEQEYGKIINIGSIHSRVIFPGGGISAYSSAKGGVMNLTKNLAVEWAKYNITVNAIGPAVFETELTVDSIELPGFMDLIAAYCPAGRLGKPGELDGIAIYLASDASSFCTGQLICIDGGWTAI comes from the coding sequence ATGAAAAATTATTTCGATATTAAAGACAAAGTAGCAGTTATTACTGGTGCTTCCTCAGGACTTGGTTGGCAAATTGCACAAGCATACGCAAGCCAAGGTGCAAAATTAGCATTATTCGCTAGAAGAGAAGAAAGATTATTAGAAAACGTTGCTGAAATCGAAAAAGAATACGGAACCGAAGTAATGTACGCTGTATGTGACGTCGGAGATTATGACAGTATCACCGCTGCTGTTGCAAAAACAATGGATGCTTACGGAAGAATCGACATCCTCGTTAACGCAGCAGGTATGGGTAACAACAAAATGGTCACTGACCAATCCAACGAAGAATGGGAAAGACACATCCACATTGACTTAAGTGGTGTCTACTACATGTGTAAAGCTGTTGGAGAAATCATGATCGAACAAGAATACGGTAAAATCATCAACATTGGTTCAATCCACTCCAGAGTAATCTTCCCTGGTGGAGGAATTAGTGCATACTCCTCAGCTAAAGGTGGAGTAATGAACTTAACCAAAAACTTAGCTGTAGAATGGGCTAAATACAACATTACCGTAAACGCTATTGGTCCTGCAGTATTCGAAACCGAATTAACTGTTGACTCCATTGAATTACCTGGATTCATGGACCTCATTGCAGCTTACTGTCCAGCTGGACGTTTAGGTAAACCTGGTGAATTAGACGGTATAGCAATTTACCTTGCATCTGACGCATCCAGTTTCTGTACCGGTCAATTAATCTGTATTGACGGTGGATGGACTGCTATCTAA
- a CDS encoding formate--phosphoribosylaminoimidazolecarboxamide ligase has protein sequence MGEVKKEDILDILAKYDKSEITIATLGSHTSLHILQGAKEEGFKTAIVCQKGREIPYQRFGVADEYIIVDEFKDIVNEDVQQQLRDMNAIVVPHGSFVAYAGLDNVEDKFNVPMFGNRDVLRWEAERDKERALLVEGDVRIPFKYNDPSEIDRPVMVKFPGARGGRGYFVASSTEEFDAKIEAMKARGWLEDSDVEAAHIEEYVSGCNYCIHYFYSALDDTVELMGMDTRYESSIDGFVRMPAKDQLDIDLSPSYVVTGNHPAVIRESLLPQVFDIADKLTESAKKLVAPGLNGPFCMQTLVNDNLEVICFEISARTDGGTNTFMDGSPYSYLTYGKPMSMGRRIALEIKRGIERDELEKIIT, from the coding sequence ATGGGAGAAGTTAAAAAGGAAGATATTTTAGATATTTTGGCTAAATACGATAAAAGTGAAATTACAATAGCTACTCTCGGAAGTCACACATCTTTACACATTTTGCAAGGTGCAAAAGAAGAAGGATTTAAAACAGCTATTGTGTGTCAAAAGGGAAGAGAAATTCCATATCAACGCTTTGGTGTAGCTGACGAATACATTATCGTTGATGAATTCAAGGATATTGTCAACGAAGATGTTCAACAACAACTCAGAGACATGAATGCAATTGTTGTTCCTCACGGTTCTTTTGTCGCATATGCTGGTCTTGACAATGTCGAAGACAAATTCAATGTCCCAATGTTCGGAAACAGAGATGTTCTCAGATGGGAAGCAGAAAGGGACAAGGAAAGAGCTTTACTTGTTGAAGGTGACGTAAGAATACCATTCAAATATAATGATCCTTCAGAAATTGACCGTCCTGTAATGGTCAAGTTCCCAGGTGCAAGAGGAGGAAGAGGTTACTTTGTAGCATCATCCACAGAAGAATTCGATGCTAAAATCGAAGCAATGAAAGCACGTGGATGGTTAGAGGACAGTGATGTAGAAGCAGCACACATAGAAGAATACGTTTCAGGTTGTAACTACTGTATACACTATTTCTACTCCGCTCTTGATGATACTGTTGAATTAATGGGTATGGACACAAGATACGAATCAAGTATTGACGGTTTTGTAAGAATGCCTGCTAAAGACCAATTGGACATTGACTTAAGCCCATCTTATGTTGTAACCGGTAACCACCCAGCTGTAATTCGTGAATCTTTACTTCCACAGGTATTTGACATTGCTGATAAATTAACTGAAAGCGCTAAAAAATTAGTTGCGCCAGGATTGAATGGTCCATTCTGTATGCAAACCTTGGTAAATGATAATTTAGAAGTAATCTGTTTTGAAATCAGTGCTAGAACCGATGGTGGAACAAACACCTTCATGGATGGTTCTCCTTACTCCTACCTAACTTACGGTAAACCAATGAGTATGGGTAGAAGAATAGCTCTTGAAATCAAACGTGGTATAGAAAGAGATGAATTAGAAAAAATAATAACATAG
- a CDS encoding translation initiation factor IF-2 subunit beta, with amino-acid sequence MDKYEDLLERAIDQLPPEVFEHKRFKIPKAYSDIQGNRTFIKNFKDVAEGLNRDPQHLLKFLMRELGTAGNIEGQRAILQGKFTHYLINERIEDYVDKYVICHECNRPDTRIIREGRIFILKCAACGATAPLKSL; translated from the coding sequence ATGGATAAATACGAAGATTTATTAGAAAGAGCAATAGACCAATTACCTCCTGAAGTATTTGAACACAAAAGATTCAAAATTCCTAAAGCTTATTCAGACATCCAAGGTAATAGAACTTTCATCAAAAACTTTAAGGATGTTGCAGAAGGTTTGAACAGAGACCCTCAACACCTATTGAAATTCTTGATGAGAGAATTAGGTACTGCAGGAAACATCGAAGGTCAAAGAGCAATCTTACAAGGTAAATTTACACATTACCTAATCAACGAAAGAATTGAAGATTATGTAGACAAGTACGTAATCTGTCACGAATGTAACAGACCGGATACTAGAATTATCAGAGAAGGTAGAATATTCATACTTAAATGTGCTGCTTGCGGTGCAACAGCGCCTTTAAAATCATTATAA
- a CDS encoding tyrosine--tRNA ligase, with product MNIEEKIQLIEEGTLEVIDTEELKEVLAKDQPIAYTGYEPSGKIHLGHAVTVQKLKQLQKLGFKIKILLADYHAFLNGKGTVEEIAKTAEYNKKCFQALGLDETTEYVLGSSFQLEPDYTDKVYQLATMTTLKRARRSMDQVSRADDNPKVASVIYPIMQTVDMAALEVDIALGGMEQRKIQMLARENLEKIGENVPVCIHTPLLHGLDGDAKMSSSKGNYIAVDDSVEEITKKIKKSFCPQGEVEGNPMIEIAETFVFPNQDTLLIKRPEKFGGDIELTHDELIKDFSEGNLHPMDLKNGIKDFLIEFFAPVREYMEEN from the coding sequence ATGAATATTGAAGAAAAAATTCAGTTAATCGAGGAAGGAACCCTGGAAGTTATAGATACAGAAGAATTGAAGGAAGTTCTTGCTAAGGACCAGCCTATAGCTTATACAGGTTATGAACCTTCAGGTAAAATCCATTTGGGACATGCGGTGACTGTGCAAAAGTTAAAACAACTGCAGAAATTAGGATTTAAAATCAAAATCCTTCTAGCAGACTACCACGCATTCTTGAATGGAAAAGGAACTGTTGAAGAGATAGCTAAAACTGCTGAATACAACAAGAAATGTTTCCAGGCTCTTGGCCTTGACGAAACAACAGAATATGTCTTAGGCTCATCATTCCAACTGGAACCTGATTACACTGACAAAGTCTATCAATTAGCTACAATGACCACTTTAAAAAGGGCCAGAAGAAGTATGGACCAGGTTAGCCGTGCGGATGATAACCCTAAGGTGGCAAGCGTGATTTATCCTATCATGCAAACCGTGGACATGGCTGCGCTTGAAGTCGACATTGCACTTGGAGGAATGGAACAGAGAAAAATCCAAATGCTGGCACGTGAAAACCTTGAAAAAATCGGTGAAAACGTCCCTGTCTGTATTCACACCCCATTGTTGCACGGCCTTGATGGAGACGCTAAAATGTCTTCAAGCAAAGGAAACTACATAGCTGTGGATGACAGCGTTGAGGAAATCACCAAAAAAATCAAGAAAAGCTTCTGTCCTCAGGGAGAGGTGGAAGGAAACCCAATGATTGAAATAGCTGAAACCTTCGTTTTCCCAAATCAAGATACATTACTTATCAAAAGACCTGAAAAATTCGGTGGAGACATTGAATTGACTCATGATGAGTTGATCAAGGACTTCAGCGAAGGCAATTTACATCCAATGGATTTAAAAAATGGAATTAAAGATTTCTTAATTGAATTCTTTGCTCCTGTAAGAGAATACATGGAGGAAAATTAA
- a CDS encoding ATP-dependent helicase yields MIEEQDKTYSKKEIFKILHPWVRQWFDSQFEDFTPAQKKSIMDIHRNNNILISSPTGSGKTLTAFLSVISELTTLAEADKLEDKVYCIYISPLKALDNDIEKNLDEPLDGIEKIAGKSLGIRKAVRTGDTTQYQRQKMLKKPPHILITTPETLSILLVAPKFREKLSHVKYVIIDEIHSLAENKRGVHLSLSLERLQHLIGQYTRIGLSATVSPIDEVARFLVGYEYGVERNCKVVNINYLKELDMEVMCPVSDIVLADEEDTRLGMYDLLDDLIQENKTTLIFTNTRSGTERFVYNLKKMYPMNYNDSNIMAHHSSLSKEVRLETENKLKEGKLKAVVSSTSLELGIDIGYIDLVVLINSPKSVARALQRIGRSGHRLHEKSKGRIIVTDRDDLVECSVLLKNAKEGKIDRISIPRNCLDVLAQHIYGMSIENPWDLDYAYDVIRKSYCYKDLSRDDYEDVLSYMAGEYPELEERYVYAKIWIDYKENTFGKRGKLARMLYSTNIGTIPDSSGVLVKYDGETVGKIEAAFMERLKKGDTFVLGGRTYRFNYAKGMTINVTPASGPPTIPSWFSQQLPLSFDLAMEIQRFRSYMESKFEYRRSKEEIMEFIYDYLYVDDFAANSIYEYFVEQYKYAKIPSNRCLLIEYYRGFGDRRFVIFHSLFGRKVNDALSRAVAYVVAQRYNMNITISISDNGFYLSSDSTIGGLESFKELTPENFEMILTNSLNKTETLASRFRHCAGRSLMTLRRYKGESKSAGRQQVRGKILLKFVQEMDENFPILKESRREALEDYMDIKNALKVIEMVNSGEMEIKTINTVIPSPFAFNLVSQGYLDVLNQNDKGEFTKRMHQAILDQIKDKLKDIY; encoded by the coding sequence ATGATTGAAGAGCAAGATAAGACATATTCGAAAAAAGAAATCTTTAAGATTCTCCATCCATGGGTCAGACAGTGGTTTGATTCACAGTTTGAGGACTTCACACCAGCTCAGAAAAAGTCAATCATGGACATCCACAGGAACAACAACATCCTGATTTCATCACCGACAGGATCCGGAAAAACACTAACAGCATTTTTATCAGTAATCAGTGAACTGACAACCCTTGCAGAGGCGGACAAGCTAGAGGACAAGGTTTACTGCATTTACATTTCACCCCTTAAAGCTCTCGACAACGATATTGAAAAGAATCTGGATGAACCATTGGACGGAATTGAAAAGATAGCTGGCAAAAGCCTTGGAATAAGAAAGGCCGTCAGAACGGGAGACACCACACAATACCAAAGGCAGAAGATGCTCAAAAAGCCTCCGCATATCCTAATCACAACTCCCGAAACATTATCGATATTGTTGGTGGCGCCGAAGTTCAGGGAAAAATTGAGCCACGTCAAGTATGTGATCATTGACGAGATCCACTCGCTGGCCGAAAACAAAAGGGGAGTTCACCTAAGCCTATCTCTAGAGAGGCTCCAACACCTGATTGGACAATACACAAGAATAGGGCTCTCCGCAACTGTCAGCCCAATCGACGAGGTGGCAAGATTCCTTGTGGGATACGAGTATGGGGTTGAGCGCAACTGCAAGGTAGTCAACATCAACTACCTCAAGGAACTGGACATGGAAGTTATGTGTCCGGTAAGCGACATCGTGCTTGCGGACGAGGAGGACACACGCCTTGGAATGTATGACCTGCTGGATGACCTGATACAGGAAAACAAGACAACGCTGATATTTACAAACACCCGTAGCGGAACAGAACGCTTCGTATACAATCTAAAGAAAATGTATCCGATGAACTATAACGATTCGAACATTATGGCACACCATTCCTCACTATCAAAGGAAGTCCGTCTGGAAACCGAAAACAAGCTTAAGGAAGGGAAGCTCAAGGCAGTGGTTTCATCAACATCCCTGGAACTTGGAATCGATATCGGATACATTGACCTTGTGGTGCTAATCAATTCGCCGAAATCCGTTGCAAGAGCCCTGCAGAGAATCGGCCGAAGCGGACACAGGCTACATGAAAAGTCAAAGGGAAGAATCATAGTCACCGACCGTGACGATCTGGTGGAATGTTCAGTGCTGCTTAAAAATGCCAAGGAAGGCAAGATTGACAGAATCAGCATCCCTAGAAACTGCCTTGATGTTCTGGCGCAGCACATTTATGGAATGAGCATTGAAAATCCATGGGACCTCGATTACGCCTATGACGTCATACGCAAAAGCTACTGCTATAAGGACCTCTCAAGAGACGATTACGAGGATGTCCTAAGCTATATGGCTGGAGAATATCCTGAACTTGAGGAGCGTTACGTCTATGCCAAAATCTGGATTGACTATAAGGAGAATACCTTTGGAAAACGTGGAAAGCTCGCCAGAATGCTATATTCCACAAACATAGGGACAATACCTGACTCATCAGGAGTTCTTGTCAAGTATGATGGGGAAACAGTCGGTAAAATCGAAGCTGCATTCATGGAACGGCTGAAAAAGGGAGACACATTCGTTTTGGGCGGAAGAACATACAGATTCAATTACGCCAAGGGAATGACAATCAACGTGACCCCCGCCAGCGGCCCTCCGACAATACCTTCATGGTTTTCACAACAGCTGCCGTTATCCTTTGACCTTGCAATGGAAATCCAGCGCTTCAGGTCATATATGGAATCAAAATTCGAATACAGGAGAAGCAAAGAGGAGATAATGGAATTCATCTACGATTACCTGTATGTCGATGACTTTGCGGCAAACTCCATTTACGAGTACTTCGTTGAGCAATACAAATATGCAAAAATCCCATCAAACCGCTGCCTATTAATCGAATACTACAGAGGATTTGGAGACAGGCGTTTTGTAATATTCCATTCACTCTTCGGCAGGAAGGTTAACGATGCGCTCTCAAGAGCCGTTGCCTATGTGGTGGCGCAAAGATACAACATGAACATCACAATCTCAATTTCGGACAACGGATTTTACTTGAGCTCAGACAGCACCATTGGAGGTTTGGAATCATTTAAAGAGCTGACTCCGGAGAATTTTGAGATGATACTGACCAACTCATTGAACAAAACCGAAACGTTGGCCTCAAGGTTCCGCCATTGTGCAGGAAGATCCCTTATGACCCTTAGAAGATATAAGGGAGAATCCAAATCGGCCGGGCGCCAGCAGGTCAGGGGAAAGATCCTGCTTAAGTTCGTGCAGGAGATGGATGAGAATTTCCCAATTTTAAAGGAATCAAGAAGGGAAGCCCTTGAGGATTACATGGACATCAAGAATGCGCTGAAAGTCATAGAGATGGTCAATAGCGGAGAGATGGAAATCAAAACCATCAATACAGTCATTCCAAGTCCCTTTGCATTTAATCTGGTTTCACAAGGTTATCTAGACGTTTTAAATCAAAACGATAAGGGAGAATTTACGAAAAGAATGCATCAGGCAATTCTTGATCAGATAAAAGACAAATTGAAAGACATTTATTAG
- a CDS encoding 60S ribosomal export protein NMD3: MFCPECGSTDKEMVGDVCIDCFLKEFQMLELPKRIEVQICSHCNSKLEEGKWSDEFIPEEEIIFRALERNVEVADEVTDENVSLEIKQIKGTIATCGVEIVGKVHGTEIEESHETEVKILKTVCPTCSKVQSGYYESVIQFRADKREIKSEEYDKADEIVERTLIKQSKKDKLAYCPQIARLKEGRDYYIGSLKSGKKVAEALTEEFGGVIKESPRLISEDKSTGKGLYRIWISVRIPEFEVGDFVKYEEKIMKVTSIGKSSVVGEDISTNKKHNIPMKNMEDIELVKRSSEVETTTIISKSPSIIQILDPSDYSAVDLEMKEEFTDYNIGDEIKLIKIDNYIYLID, from the coding sequence ATGTTTTGTCCAGAGTGCGGAAGTACAGATAAGGAAATGGTTGGAGACGTCTGCATAGACTGTTTTTTAAAGGAATTTCAGATGCTTGAGTTGCCAAAACGCATTGAAGTTCAAATCTGCAGCCATTGCAACAGCAAACTTGAGGAAGGAAAATGGAGTGACGAGTTCATTCCGGAAGAAGAAATCATATTCCGCGCACTTGAGAGAAATGTAGAAGTGGCTGACGAAGTGACAGATGAAAACGTCAGTCTGGAAATCAAGCAAATCAAAGGAACAATAGCCACATGCGGTGTTGAAATCGTTGGAAAAGTTCATGGCACAGAAATCGAGGAAAGCCATGAAACCGAAGTCAAAATACTGAAGACAGTCTGTCCAACATGCAGCAAAGTACAATCCGGATATTATGAGTCAGTCATCCAGTTTAGAGCAGACAAGAGAGAAATCAAAAGTGAAGAGTACGATAAGGCTGACGAGATTGTTGAAAGGACACTGATTAAGCAATCCAAAAAAGACAAGCTGGCATACTGTCCACAGATTGCAAGGCTTAAAGAGGGCCGTGACTATTACATCGGTTCCCTGAAATCTGGTAAAAAGGTGGCCGAAGCGTTGACAGAGGAATTCGGAGGAGTGATAAAGGAATCTCCTAGGCTCATCAGTGAGGACAAATCCACAGGAAAGGGATTGTACCGAATCTGGATTTCAGTCAGAATCCCTGAATTTGAAGTCGGCGATTTCGTAAAGTATGAAGAAAAGATCATGAAAGTAACCAGCATCGGCAAAAGCAGCGTTGTTGGAGAGGACATCTCAACAAACAAGAAACATAACATCCCTATGAAAAACATGGAGGACATTGAACTTGTCAAGAGGTCCTCAGAAGTTGAGACCACAACAATAATATCAAAATCACCAAGCATTATACAAATCCTGGATCCGAGCGACTATTCCGCAGTTGACTTGGAAATGAAAGAGGAATTCACAGACTATAATATTGGCGACGAAATCAAACTCATTAAAATTGATAATTACATTTATTTAATAGACTAA
- a CDS encoding DUF5518 domain-containing protein, protein MTKWSAVFVGFILAVFVKSFFAQYEFVGLLIVGFITGYIAHDGALSGLWNAAVAGALGTIITAILFILVATFGGSFLGAFGGLTGFTISGIASIFTIIGDLIYYAIVMGITGAIGGAIASKK, encoded by the coding sequence ATGACTAAATGGAGCGCAGTATTTGTTGGTTTCATATTAGCTGTATTTGTAAAATCATTCTTTGCGCAATATGAATTTGTTGGACTGTTGATTGTTGGATTCATCACAGGTTATATCGCCCATGACGGTGCTTTGAGTGGCCTGTGGAATGCTGCCGTTGCAGGAGCATTGGGAACAATTATCACAGCGATATTGTTCATTTTAGTTGCAACTTTTGGAGGAAGCTTCCTCGGTGCCTTTGGAGGATTGACAGGATTTACAATTTCAGGAATTGCAAGCATATTCACAATCATTGGAGATTTAATCTATTATGCAATTGTTATGGGAATAACAGGTGCAATCGGAGGAGCTATAGCTTCTAAAAAATAA
- a CDS encoding RlmE family RNA methyltransferase yields the protein MGSKWQMEKHNDPYYKKAKKEDYRSRASYKLKQLDKKYKLIKEGNTVVDLGAAPGGWSQVALEKVGEEGIVVGVDLNRFKKFHEENYYGIRGDFTTPEVQEKIMELIGGKAKVVMSDASPSLCGIKNIDQLRSIDLTYAVIGIAENILEEKGNLVMKVFQGPEYKEMLDSLKGKFRHVRTTKPASSRKKSSEMYVVGLEYMPNKKKRKRK from the coding sequence ATGGGAAGCAAATGGCAGATGGAAAAACATAATGACCCATATTACAAAAAGGCTAAAAAAGAGGATTACCGTTCAAGAGCATCATATAAACTAAAACAGCTGGACAAGAAATACAAGCTTATAAAGGAGGGAAACACCGTCGTGGACCTTGGAGCAGCACCGGGAGGCTGGTCACAGGTGGCCCTTGAAAAGGTCGGCGAAGAGGGCATCGTTGTCGGAGTTGACCTGAACAGGTTCAAGAAATTCCATGAGGAAAACTACTACGGAATCAGAGGGGATTTCACAACCCCCGAGGTTCAGGAAAAGATCATGGAACTGATTGGCGGAAAGGCAAAGGTCGTGATGTCCGACGCGTCACCGTCACTTTGCGGAATCAAAAACATTGACCAGCTGAGATCCATCGACCTGACCTATGCAGTAATCGGAATAGCTGAAAACATCCTTGAAGAAAAGGGAAATCTTGTCATGAAGGTGTTCCAGGGCCCAGAATATAAGGAAATGCTTGACTCCCTCAAGGGAAAGTTCAGACATGTAAGAACCACAAAACCAGCATCATCACGTAAAAAGAGTTCTGAAATGTATGTCGTTGGCCTTGAATATATGCCAAATAAAAAAAAGAGAAAAAGAAAATAA